The Glycine soja cultivar W05 chromosome 6, ASM419377v2, whole genome shotgun sequence genome has a window encoding:
- the LOC114416953 gene encoding probable NAD(P)H dehydrogenase (quinone) FQR1-like 1, protein MTVKVYIVYYSMLGHVERLAQEIKTGADSVPGVESQLWQVPETLSTEELEALRAPPKSDVPIITRNELRDADGFVFGFPTRFGMMAAQFQAFLDSIGLLWDEEDQFLEGKPAGMFFSTGCQGGGQETTALTAIPQLVNHGLLFVPILYTLGAGISGMFEIEEVRGGSPFGSGTYAGTDGKRNPTEIELRQAFHQGKCIAAISKKLKRDPQNYLHNIARRW, encoded by the exons ATGACTGTCAAAGTTTACATTGT GTACTACTCAATGCTTGGGCACGTGGAAAGATTAGCTCAAGAAATAAAGACAGGAGCCGATTCTGTACCAGGGGTTGAGTCCCAACTATGGCAG GTACCCGAGACACTATCAACTGAGGAGCTTGAGGCATTGAGAGCACCGCCCAAGAGTGATGTACCAATCATCACCAGAAATGAGCTCCGTGATGCTGATGGTTTTGTCTTTGGCTTCCCAACAAGATTTGGAATGATGGCTGCTCAGTTTCAAGCTTTCCTCGACTCAATCGGATTACTATGGGACGAAGAAGATCAATTTCTTGAAGGCAAGCCTGCTGGAATGTTCTTCAGCACCGGTTGCCAAGGTGGTGGACAAGAAACTACAGC GCTCACTGCTATCCCTCAGTTGGTTAATCATGGATTGTTGTTTGTTCCAATTTTGTATACATTGGGTGCTGGAATCAGTGGAATGTTTGAGATCGAGGAAGTGAGGGGTGGGAGTCCCTTTGGTTCTGGAACATATGCTGGTACTGATGGCAAAAGGAACCCAACTGAGATTGAGCTGAGGCAAGCATTCCACCAAGGGAAATGTATAGCCGCCATCTCAAAGAAGCTTAAGCGAGATcctcaaaattatctccataATATTGCTCGCAGATGGTGA
- the LOC114416945 gene encoding TMV resistance protein N-like isoform X1, producing MAFTSNDVIQCTSSSSFEYDVFVSFRGEDTRNSFTGFLLQALKKEGIEAFKDDKDIRKGESIAPELIRAIEGSHVFLVVFSKGYASSTWCLRELAHIWNCIQTSPRHLLPIFYDVDPSQVRKQSGDYQKAFAQHQQSFRFQEKEINTWREVLERVANLSGWDIRYKQQHAVIEEIVQQIKNILGSKFSTLPYDNLVGMESHFAKLSKLICLGPANDVRVVGITGMGGIGKSTLGRALYERISHQFNSLCYIDDVSKLYQGYGTLGVQKQLLSQSLNERNLEICNVSDGTLLAWKRLSNAKALIVLDNVDQDKQLDMFTGGRVDLLRKCLGRGSIVIIISRDKQILKAHGVDVIYQVKPLNDEDAARLFCRKAFKSNYIVSDFEKMTGDALLHCQGHPLAIEVLGSSLFDKDVSHWRSALASLRVNKSKNIMNVLRISFDQLEDTHKEIFLDIACFFNGRYVEGVKEVLDFRGFNPEYGLQVLIDKSFITATFKIHMHDLLCDLGKCIVREKSPTKPRKWSRLWDFKDFYKVMSDNMPAENVEAIVVQMNHHHGTTMGVDGLSTMSHLKLLQLESSIPDSKRKFSGMLVNLSNELGYLKWIFYPFKCLPPSFEPDKLVELILRHSNSKKLWKGRKPLPNLRHLDLSHSKNLIKMPYIGDSLYLETLNLQGCIQLKEIGLSIVLSRRLSYLDLKDSKCLINLPRFGEDLILQILVLEGCQKLRHIDSSIGLLKKLRRLDLKNCKNLVSLPNSILGLNSLECLNLSGCSKLYNIQLLYELRDAEHLKKIDIDGAPIHFQSTSSYSRQHKKSVGCLMPSSPIFPCMCELDLSFCNLVQIPDAIGIICCLEKLDLSGNNFVTLPNLKKLSKLFSLKLQHCKKLKSLPELPSRIDLPTDAFDCFRLMIPSYFKNEKIGLYIFNCPELVDRDRCTDMALSWMILISQMSLLYQVQFKLPFNRRIQSVTTGSEIPRWFNNQHEGNCVSLDASPVMHDDNWIGVAFCLMFVVPHETLSAMGFSDSDCPPWHSFGDIPVDFYGDLDLELVLDKSDHMWLFFVSRTQFSRQFSLKLKYLGRLVLKCDKGMGWSESYAEVKKYGYRWVYKEDKEEPSNPLARKRKFEEIEENEGKRKKGIISAEGRKDDATSSQEKTIKLLQNEFENLSL from the exons ATGGCTTTTACTTCTAATGACGTCATccaatgcacctcttcttcttcgtttGAGTATGACGTGTTTGTGAGCTTCCGCGGTGAAGACACACGCAACAGCTTCACCGGTTTTCTTCTTCAAGCTCTGAAAAAAGAAGGCATCGAGGCCttcaaagatgataaagatatcAGGAAAGGCGAATCCATAGCACCAGAGCTAATACGAGCCATTGAAGGGTCTCATGTTTTCCTTGTTGTCTTTTCCAAGGGCTATGCTTCCTCAACTTGGTGCCTGCGTGAACTAGCACATATCTGGAATTGCATTCAAACATCACCCAGACATCTTCTGCCTATTTTTTATGATGTTGATCCATCACAAGTGCGAAAACAGAGTGGAGACTATCAGAAAGCCTTTGCCCAACACCAACAAAGTTTCAGGTTCCAAGAGAAGGAAATTAACACATGGAGAGAAGTTCTGGAACGAGTAGCCAATCTCTCTGGTTGGGATATCAGATATAA GCAACAACATGCAGTGATTGAAGAAATTGTCCAGcagataaaaaatatcttggGTTCCAAATTTTCAACTCTTCCATATGATAATCTAGTTGGGATGGAATCTCATTTTGCTAAATTATCAAAGCTAATATGTCTGGGACCAGCTAATGATGTTCGAGTTGTTGGAATTACTGGGATGGGTGGAATAGGAAAGTCAACTCTTGGTCGAGCTTTATATGAAAGAATCTCTCATCAATTTAATTCTCTTTGTTATATTGATGATGTAAGTAAACTTTATCAAGGTTATGGTACATTAGGTGTACAAAAACAGTTACTTTCACAATCTCTAAACGAAAGAAATCTAGAGATTTGCAATGTATCTGATGGAACACTTCTGGCATGGAAGAGGCTATCCAATGCAAAGGCACTTATAGTTCTTGACAATGTAGATCAAGATAAACAACTTGATATGTTTACAGGAGGTAGAGTTGACCTGTTACGTAAATGTCTAGGTAGAGGAAGCATAGTCATTATAATTTCTAGAgataaacaaatattgaaaGCACATGGAGTAGATGTTATTTACCAAGTGAAGCCATTGAATGATGAAGATGCTGCTCGATTGTTTTGTAGAAAAGCATTCAAAAGTAATTATATTGTGAGTGATTTTGAAAAGATGACTGGTGATGCACTATTACATTGTCAAGGTCATCCCTTAGCAATTGAAGTATTGGGCTCATCTTTGTTTGATAAGGATGTTTCTCATTGGAGAAGTGCATTGGCTTCTCTAAGagtaaataaaagtaaaaatattatgaatgtgTTGCGAATAAGTTTTGATCAATTAGAGGATACACACAAGGAAATATTTCTTGATATTGCTTGTTTCTTCAATGGTAGATATGTGGAAGGTGTGAAAGAAGTTCTAGATTTTCGTGGATTTAATCCAGAATATGGCCTACAAGTTCTCATTGATAAATCATTTATAACCGCGACATTTAAAATTCACATGCATGACTTGTTATGCGATTTAGGCAAGTGTATTGTAAGAGAAAAATCACCTACGAAGCCAAGAAAGTGGAGTAGGTTGTGGGATTTTAAAGATTTCTACAAAGTTATGTCAGACAATATg CCAGCAGAAAATGTCGAGGCCATTGTAGTTCAAATGAATCACCATCATGGGACAACAATGGGGGTTGATGGTCTATCAACAATGAGTCACCTTAAGTTACTTCAACTTGAAAGTTCTATTCCTGATTCAAAAAGGAAATTTTCTGGAATGCTTGTTAATCTTTCCAATGAATTAGGGTATCTTAAATGGATTTTCTATCCTTTTAAGTGTTTGCCACCCAGTTTTGAGCCAGACAAACTTGTTGAGTTGATCTTGCGTCATAGCAACAGCAAAAAACTTTGGAAAGGCAGAAAG CCTCTACCCAATTTGAGGCATTTGGATCTCTCTCACTccaaaaatctaattaaaatgcCATATATTGGAGATTCCCTATATCTTGAGACGCTTAATCTCCAAGGATGTATTCAACTCAAAGAGATTGGTCTGTCCATTGTTCTTTCACGAAGGCTTTCTTATCTGGATTTGAAAGATAGCAAATGTCTTATCAATTTGCCACGGTTTGGAGAGGACCTAATTCTTCAAATCCTAGTACTCGAAGGATGTCAAAAACTCAGACACATTGATTCATCCATCGGTCTTCTAAAAAAGCTCAGAAGATTGGATTTGAAAAACTGCAAAAATCTAGTAAGCTTACCCAATAGCATACTAGGCCTCAATTCTCTTGAATGTCTGAATCTCTCTGGCTGTTCAAAACTGTACAACATCCAGTTATTATATGAACTAAGGGATGCAGAGCATTTGAAGAAGATTGATATAGATGGAGCTCCTATTCATTTCCAATCAACATCTTCCTACTCCAGACAACATAAAAAATCAGTTGGGTGCTTAATGCCTTCCTCGCCAATTTTTCCATGTATGTGTGAACTTGATCTAAGTTTCTGTAATTTAGTTCAAATTCCTGATGCTATTGGAATTATATGTTGCTTAGAAAAGCTAGATTTAAGTGGTAACAATTTTGTTACACTGCCCAACCTCAAGAAGCTTTCCAAACTGTTCAGTTTAAAGTTACAACATTGCAAGAAGTTGAAATCTTTGCCTGAGCTCCCTTCACGGATTGACTTGCCAACTGATGCATTCGATTGTTTTAGGCTAATGATTCCATCTTATttcaagaatgaaaaaatagGATTATACATTTTTAACTGCCCAGAATTAGTTGATAGGGATCGCTGCACTGACATGGCTCTTTCATGGATGATACTAATTTCTCAG atgtcTCTGCTGTACCAGGTGCAATTCAAACTTCCTTTTAACCGGAGGATTCAAAGTGTTACCACTGGAAGTGAAATACCAAGGTGGTTCAATAATCAGCATGAGGGAAATTGTGTAAGCTTAGACGCATCTCCTGTTATGCATGACGATAATTGGATTGGCGTTGCGTTTTGTTTAATGTTCGTGGTACCTCATGAAACACTCTCAGCGATGGGTTTTTCAGATTCAGATTGCCCACCATGGCATTCTTTTGGTGATATTCCAGTGGATTTTTATGGAGATCTAGATCTAGAACTTGTTTTAGACAAATCAGATCACATGTGGCTATTCTTTGTTAGTCGAACACAATTCAGTAGACAATTCTCTCTCAAGCTCAAATATCTTGGCAGGTTGGTTTTGAAATGTGATAAAGGGATGGGCTGGAGTGAGTCATATGCTGAGGTGAAGAAATACGGATATCGCTGGGTATATAAAGAGGATAAAGAAGAGCCATCAAATCCATTGGCTAGGAAGCGCAAATTTGAGGaaattgaagaaaatgaaggaaaaagaaagaaaggaataaTCTCAGCAGAAGGGAGAAAAGATGATGCAACCTCCTCCCAGGAAAAGACAATCAAGTTgttgcaaaatgaatttgaaaatctTAGCCTGTAG
- the LOC114416945 gene encoding TMV resistance protein N-like isoform X2 — MAFTSNDVIQCTSSSSFEYDVFVSFRGEDTRNSFTGFLLQALKKEGIEAFKDDKDIRKGESIAPELIRAIEGSHVFLVVFSKGYASSTWCLRELAHIWNCIQTSPRHLLPIFYDVDPSQVRKQSGDYQKAFAQHQQSFRFQEKEINTWREVLERVANLSGWDIRYKQQHAVIEEIVQQIKNILGSKFSTLPYDNLVGMESHFAKLSKLICLGPANDVRVVGITGMGGIGKSTLGRALYERISHQFNSLCYIDDVSKLYQGYGTLGVQKQLLSQSLNERNLEICNVSDGTLLAWKRLSNAKALIVLDNVDQDKQLDMFTGGRVDLLRKCLGRGSIVIIISRDKQILKAHGVDVIYQVKPLNDEDAARLFCRKAFKSNYIVSDFEKMTGDALLHCQGHPLAIEVLGSSLFDKDVSHWRSALASLRVNKSKNIMNVLRISFDQLEDTHKEIFLDIACFFNGRYVEGVKEVLDFRGFNPEYGLQVLIDKSFITATFKIHMHDLLCDLGKCIVREKSPTKPRKWSRLWDFKDFYKVMSDNMPAENVEAIVVQMNHHHGTTMGVDGLSTMSHLKLLQLESSIPDSKRKFSGMLVNLSNELGYLKWIFYPFKCLPPSFEPDKLVELILRHSNSKKLWKGRKPLPNLRHLDLSHSKNLIKMPYIGDSLYLETLNLQGCIQLKEIGLSIVLSRRLSYLDLKDSKCLINLPRFGEDLILQILVLEGCQKLRHIDSSIGLLKKLRRLDLKNCKNLVSLPNSILGLNSLECLNLSGCSKLYNIQLLYELRDAEHLKKIDIDGAPIHFQSTSSYSRQHKKSVGCLMPSSPIFPCMCELDLSFCNLVQIPDAIGIICCLEKLDLSGNNFVTLPNLKKLSKLFSLKLQHCKKLKSLPELPSRIDLPTDAFDCFRLMIPSYFKNEKIGLYIFNCPELVDRDRCTDMALSWMILISQVQFKLPFNRRIQSVTTGSEIPRWFNNQHEGNCVSLDASPVMHDDNWIGVAFCLMFVVPHETLSAMGFSDSDCPPWHSFGDIPVDFYGDLDLELVLDKSDHMWLFFVSRTQFSRQFSLKLKYLGRLVLKCDKGMGWSESYAEVKKYGYRWVYKEDKEEPSNPLARKRKFEEIEENEGKRKKGIISAEGRKDDATSSQEKTIKLLQNEFENLSL, encoded by the exons ATGGCTTTTACTTCTAATGACGTCATccaatgcacctcttcttcttcgtttGAGTATGACGTGTTTGTGAGCTTCCGCGGTGAAGACACACGCAACAGCTTCACCGGTTTTCTTCTTCAAGCTCTGAAAAAAGAAGGCATCGAGGCCttcaaagatgataaagatatcAGGAAAGGCGAATCCATAGCACCAGAGCTAATACGAGCCATTGAAGGGTCTCATGTTTTCCTTGTTGTCTTTTCCAAGGGCTATGCTTCCTCAACTTGGTGCCTGCGTGAACTAGCACATATCTGGAATTGCATTCAAACATCACCCAGACATCTTCTGCCTATTTTTTATGATGTTGATCCATCACAAGTGCGAAAACAGAGTGGAGACTATCAGAAAGCCTTTGCCCAACACCAACAAAGTTTCAGGTTCCAAGAGAAGGAAATTAACACATGGAGAGAAGTTCTGGAACGAGTAGCCAATCTCTCTGGTTGGGATATCAGATATAA GCAACAACATGCAGTGATTGAAGAAATTGTCCAGcagataaaaaatatcttggGTTCCAAATTTTCAACTCTTCCATATGATAATCTAGTTGGGATGGAATCTCATTTTGCTAAATTATCAAAGCTAATATGTCTGGGACCAGCTAATGATGTTCGAGTTGTTGGAATTACTGGGATGGGTGGAATAGGAAAGTCAACTCTTGGTCGAGCTTTATATGAAAGAATCTCTCATCAATTTAATTCTCTTTGTTATATTGATGATGTAAGTAAACTTTATCAAGGTTATGGTACATTAGGTGTACAAAAACAGTTACTTTCACAATCTCTAAACGAAAGAAATCTAGAGATTTGCAATGTATCTGATGGAACACTTCTGGCATGGAAGAGGCTATCCAATGCAAAGGCACTTATAGTTCTTGACAATGTAGATCAAGATAAACAACTTGATATGTTTACAGGAGGTAGAGTTGACCTGTTACGTAAATGTCTAGGTAGAGGAAGCATAGTCATTATAATTTCTAGAgataaacaaatattgaaaGCACATGGAGTAGATGTTATTTACCAAGTGAAGCCATTGAATGATGAAGATGCTGCTCGATTGTTTTGTAGAAAAGCATTCAAAAGTAATTATATTGTGAGTGATTTTGAAAAGATGACTGGTGATGCACTATTACATTGTCAAGGTCATCCCTTAGCAATTGAAGTATTGGGCTCATCTTTGTTTGATAAGGATGTTTCTCATTGGAGAAGTGCATTGGCTTCTCTAAGagtaaataaaagtaaaaatattatgaatgtgTTGCGAATAAGTTTTGATCAATTAGAGGATACACACAAGGAAATATTTCTTGATATTGCTTGTTTCTTCAATGGTAGATATGTGGAAGGTGTGAAAGAAGTTCTAGATTTTCGTGGATTTAATCCAGAATATGGCCTACAAGTTCTCATTGATAAATCATTTATAACCGCGACATTTAAAATTCACATGCATGACTTGTTATGCGATTTAGGCAAGTGTATTGTAAGAGAAAAATCACCTACGAAGCCAAGAAAGTGGAGTAGGTTGTGGGATTTTAAAGATTTCTACAAAGTTATGTCAGACAATATg CCAGCAGAAAATGTCGAGGCCATTGTAGTTCAAATGAATCACCATCATGGGACAACAATGGGGGTTGATGGTCTATCAACAATGAGTCACCTTAAGTTACTTCAACTTGAAAGTTCTATTCCTGATTCAAAAAGGAAATTTTCTGGAATGCTTGTTAATCTTTCCAATGAATTAGGGTATCTTAAATGGATTTTCTATCCTTTTAAGTGTTTGCCACCCAGTTTTGAGCCAGACAAACTTGTTGAGTTGATCTTGCGTCATAGCAACAGCAAAAAACTTTGGAAAGGCAGAAAG CCTCTACCCAATTTGAGGCATTTGGATCTCTCTCACTccaaaaatctaattaaaatgcCATATATTGGAGATTCCCTATATCTTGAGACGCTTAATCTCCAAGGATGTATTCAACTCAAAGAGATTGGTCTGTCCATTGTTCTTTCACGAAGGCTTTCTTATCTGGATTTGAAAGATAGCAAATGTCTTATCAATTTGCCACGGTTTGGAGAGGACCTAATTCTTCAAATCCTAGTACTCGAAGGATGTCAAAAACTCAGACACATTGATTCATCCATCGGTCTTCTAAAAAAGCTCAGAAGATTGGATTTGAAAAACTGCAAAAATCTAGTAAGCTTACCCAATAGCATACTAGGCCTCAATTCTCTTGAATGTCTGAATCTCTCTGGCTGTTCAAAACTGTACAACATCCAGTTATTATATGAACTAAGGGATGCAGAGCATTTGAAGAAGATTGATATAGATGGAGCTCCTATTCATTTCCAATCAACATCTTCCTACTCCAGACAACATAAAAAATCAGTTGGGTGCTTAATGCCTTCCTCGCCAATTTTTCCATGTATGTGTGAACTTGATCTAAGTTTCTGTAATTTAGTTCAAATTCCTGATGCTATTGGAATTATATGTTGCTTAGAAAAGCTAGATTTAAGTGGTAACAATTTTGTTACACTGCCCAACCTCAAGAAGCTTTCCAAACTGTTCAGTTTAAAGTTACAACATTGCAAGAAGTTGAAATCTTTGCCTGAGCTCCCTTCACGGATTGACTTGCCAACTGATGCATTCGATTGTTTTAGGCTAATGATTCCATCTTATttcaagaatgaaaaaatagGATTATACATTTTTAACTGCCCAGAATTAGTTGATAGGGATCGCTGCACTGACATGGCTCTTTCATGGATGATACTAATTTCTCAG GTGCAATTCAAACTTCCTTTTAACCGGAGGATTCAAAGTGTTACCACTGGAAGTGAAATACCAAGGTGGTTCAATAATCAGCATGAGGGAAATTGTGTAAGCTTAGACGCATCTCCTGTTATGCATGACGATAATTGGATTGGCGTTGCGTTTTGTTTAATGTTCGTGGTACCTCATGAAACACTCTCAGCGATGGGTTTTTCAGATTCAGATTGCCCACCATGGCATTCTTTTGGTGATATTCCAGTGGATTTTTATGGAGATCTAGATCTAGAACTTGTTTTAGACAAATCAGATCACATGTGGCTATTCTTTGTTAGTCGAACACAATTCAGTAGACAATTCTCTCTCAAGCTCAAATATCTTGGCAGGTTGGTTTTGAAATGTGATAAAGGGATGGGCTGGAGTGAGTCATATGCTGAGGTGAAGAAATACGGATATCGCTGGGTATATAAAGAGGATAAAGAAGAGCCATCAAATCCATTGGCTAGGAAGCGCAAATTTGAGGaaattgaagaaaatgaaggaaaaagaaagaaaggaataaTCTCAGCAGAAGGGAGAAAAGATGATGCAACCTCCTCCCAGGAAAAGACAATCAAGTTgttgcaaaatgaatttgaaaatctTAGCCTGTAG